The Gemmatimonadota bacterium genome includes a window with the following:
- a CDS encoding alpha-L-fucosidase: protein MSDLQGDTNWFTHDRFGLFIHWGLYALPARHEWVKQREEIPDAQYDRYLKYFDPDLYDPEAWADAAANAGMKYFCVTTKHHEGFALWDSKLTEYKATNTPAHRDLLKPMVEAFRSRDMKVGFYHSLIDWHHPHFRIDAVHSLRNHPDKDKLNEPRDQAQYAAYLHGQVRELLTEYGKVDMLFYDFSYPAGARGRPEGFDGKGRDDWNSIQLMKMTRELQPGIVINDRLDLDDVEGGWDYRTPEQFMPREWVTYQGERVLWETCQTFSGSWGYHRDETSWKSIEQLVQMLVGVVSRGGNLLLNVGPTGRGVFDDRALDCLNGMGEWMKWHSRSIYSCTAAPEEFQTPEDCRLTYNPDTNRLYVHLFTYPFRHLHLDGFAGKVEYAQLLNDASEVRFHQPRAGHTGDSSIERETLTLELPVQKPNVTVPVVELFLKE from the coding sequence CCCCGACGCACAATACGATCGGTACTTAAAATACTTCGATCCGGATTTGTACGATCCCGAAGCCTGGGCAGATGCGGCGGCCAACGCAGGCATGAAATATTTTTGTGTAACCACCAAACACCACGAAGGCTTCGCGCTGTGGGACTCCAAACTGACGGAATACAAAGCGACCAATACCCCCGCGCACAGGGATTTGTTAAAACCCATGGTAGAAGCATTTCGGTCACGGGATATGAAGGTCGGCTTTTACCACTCCCTGATCGACTGGCACCATCCGCATTTCAGAATTGACGCTGTTCACAGCCTGCGGAACCACCCCGATAAGGACAAGTTGAACGAACCTCGCGATCAAGCCCAATACGCCGCGTATTTGCACGGTCAAGTCCGCGAATTGCTCACCGAATACGGCAAAGTGGATATGCTCTTTTACGATTTTAGCTATCCGGCCGGCGCAAGGGGCAGGCCCGAGGGTTTTGACGGCAAAGGGCGAGATGATTGGAACAGCATTCAACTGATGAAAATGACGCGCGAGTTGCAGCCGGGTATTGTGATTAACGACCGGCTGGACCTGGACGACGTAGAAGGCGGATGGGATTATCGCACACCCGAACAATTTATGCCGCGCGAATGGGTCACCTATCAGGGCGAGCGCGTATTGTGGGAGACCTGTCAAACATTTTCGGGGTCGTGGGGCTATCACCGCGATGAAACAAGTTGGAAGAGCATCGAGCAACTGGTGCAAATGCTGGTCGGCGTGGTAAGCCGCGGGGGCAATTTATTGCTCAATGTCGGACCGACCGGACGCGGGGTATTTGACGATCGAGCATTGGATTGCCTGAACGGAATGGGCGAATGGATGAAATGGCACAGCCGATCCATTTATAGCTGTACTGCCGCGCCAGAGGAATTTCAGACGCCGGAGGATTGCCGCTTGACCTACAATCCCGACACCAATCGGCTGTACGTACACCTGTTCACCTATCCGTTCCGCCATCTGCATCTCGATGGATTTGCTGGCAAGGTAGAATACGCCCAGTTATTAAACGATGCTTCAGAAGTGCGATTTCACCAGCCCCGCGCTGGACACACGGGAGACAGCAGTATCGAAAGAGAAACCCTGACACTGGAATTGCCCGTGCAAAAACCCAATGTGACAGTGCCCGTAGTCGAGTTGTTTTTGAAGGAGTGA